In Actinomycetota bacterium, the DNA window TGGTCGCGGGCAGTCCGTGGCGGACGTTCCATCGGGCCAGCCCTGCCAGCAGGAGCTCCGAAGCGGCCTGCGACGGGCCCGCCATCCGCTTGCAGACCGACCGCCACCGGGTCCGCCGGTCGGCCAGGTAGGCGGGAAGCGCGTCGCGGTCGACCCCGCGTCTGCGGGCCAGGAGGAGGTCGATGAGGGACCGGTCGCTCTCGTAGATGGACAGGCTGACGTTGTTGGTAATCACCTGCGGGCGCGCCCACCCGCGTTCCACGTGGACGTCGTGAACGGCGTCGTACGCGCGCACGTGCGCGGCGAGGAGGTGGTCCAGGCCGCGGCGCAAGTCCGGCAGATGGAGCGGCCGGCCTCCGGGGAACCAGCCCCCGAACCAGGTCCCGATGGCCAGCGCGTTGATCTCGTTCAGGGTGACGTAGCGGCGGATGGGGGGCTCGCCCCGGGCCGCCAGGCCCTCGTCCAGCAGCGTGACCACCTGGCGGACGTACGCGGCGAACACGCGCGGCGAGTCCTCGCGCTGCCAGAACGAAAGGCCGAGCCACCGCGGGAGGGTGAAGTGGTGGAGCGTCACCAGCGGATCGAGGCCGCGACCCCGTGCGGCCGCCAGGATCTCGACGTATCGCTCAACCGCGTCGCGATCGAACGGCGGCTCTTCCTCGTTCTCGGTGGCGGAGGCGGAGGCGGTGGGCTGGACCCTGGCCCATTCGACGGACAGGCGGAACGTGTCCAGGCCCATCGCCGAGGCCACGTCCAGGTCCTCCTCGAACCGTCGCCAGGAGTCGTTCGCGATGCCGGAGGGCTCCACGCGCCCCGCCGCTTCCCAGTCGTACCAGTTGTTCCTGGGCTGGCCCGGACCGTTGTAGCCGCCCTCGACCTGGAACCCCGCCGTGGCCACGCCGAACGAGAACCCTCCGGGGAACGCGCCGGCCTCGAGGACGGCCAGGTCCGAGACGCGCATGTTCAGGGGCTACCGGTCGTGATCGTGTCGAAGGTACTCGAGCACGCGGGGATCGATCCGGCCCCTTCCGACCCACCGCTCCTCCAGGTTCGCCCAGCCCATGTAGTCGGACAGCGCATCCCACAGGTCCTGCCCCGGGTGGAGCCGGGCCAGGCGCTCCAGGTTCGAGCGGATCTCGTCCTCGACCTCCCCGTCCGCCTCCAGGACCTCGCGAGGGCGCTCGAAGTACAGGTGGTGGAGGTCGAGCAGCCTGGCAAGCTCCTCGATGGGCTGGTCGTGATGATCGACCCGAAGGTCGATGTAGCGGTCGTGGTTGCCGCCGTAGCCACCTCCCGGGCAGGCCACCACGAGTCCGGCGGCCTCCTGTCCCCGGCGGTCGCCTCCGGCCCGCTGGCCGGCACGCAGCGCCTGAACCAGGCGTTCCGCCAGCGGTCCCGCGGCGGCCTGGAACGCTTCCGCCATCGCCGCCACCACCTCCGCCGAGGCCAGGATGTTCCCCTGGCAGGCGAAGCCAGGGCCCGACAGCCCGCCCGCCCATTCGAAGCATTCAGCGCCGGTGAACGTGGCGACTCGTCCCGCGGCATCGACCACGCCGACCTGGCGCTGCTCTCGCTGCGGGTCGCCCTCCAGCAGCCGGTCCACGACGGCCTCCGGCTCGAGGCCCTCGGCCAGCAGGTCCAGGCCCCGTGGCCCGAACGTGACGTCGGCGAGGGCCTGGGTGGCCACGGCTCCGACGCCGCCCCGCGCCCACGGCACGATGGCCCCGGCGGCGAGGAACTTCGACTGCACGGCCACGCCGACCTCGTTGGCCTCGACGTCGACCGCGGCGATCGAGAATGTCATCGCGCTACAGCAAGCTGCGGAGCTCCCACAGCTCCGGGAAGAACCGCTTCTCCAGCGTGGTCCGCAGGTACGACGCGCCGCTCGACCCGCCCGTCCCCGACTTCGACCCGATCTGGCGCTCCACCATGAGGATGTGCCGGTACCGCCACAGCGAGAACAGCTCGTCGTGGGTGAGCAGACCCTCGCCCAGGTGCCACAGGTCTGCGTATTTCTCCCGGTCCCGGGCCACGGCCAGCAGGCTCTGCCGGCGGGCCTCCTCGTCGTCCTCCGGCATGGGAACGCCCGAGGCCCCCAGGAGGTCGCAGTAGGCGTCCCACAGCGTGGGCTCGTCCAGGCGTCGTTCCAGCCGGGCTCGCTCCTCGTCGGAGTCGCCGAGGTGCGTCAGGAAGCCGCGCTGCTTCAGGCCCGACACGAACTCGATCTCCCGGAACTGCACCGACTGGAAGCCCGAGGCCGGGGACAGGTTCGAGCGGAACTCCAGGAAGTCCTGCGGCGACATGGTCTCCAGGACGGCCACCTGCTCGATCAGCACGCGTTCGATGACGTGGATGCGGCCGAGATAGTGGCGGGCCAGATCCGGGTGGCGGGCGAACATGTGATCCCGCGCGGCCTCGGCCTCGAACAGCAGCTCCTTGAACCACAGCTCGTAGGCCTGGTGGACCACGATGAACAGCAGCTCGTCGTGGGCGGGCGGGTCCGACAGCAGGCTCTGGAGGGACAGCAGCTCGGGTACCCGCAGGTAGGAGCCGTAGGAGAGGCCCTCCTCCTCCGCGGAGAGCTTTCCCATCCTCCGGATGGACCGGGAGCGGGAACGCGTGCGCGGCTCGGGCTTGGGCTCCGCCGGAGGTGGCATGGCTCTGATCCTAGACGAGACGCTCCGGTGGCTGCGGGCCGGCGGTGGCCAGCAGGCGGCGGTACCGCTCGGGCCACCGGACCGGCCTGCCTCCGGCCCGGTCGAGCAGCACGGCCACCGCTCGGCCCCGCGCGCACAGCTCGCCTCCTCGGCGGACCTCGACCTCGTACGTGATGGACGTTCGCCCCACGTGGGCCACCGTCAGCGCCACGTCCACCAGGTCACGGTGCCACAGCGGTCGCAGGAAATCGACCTCGATGTGGGCACGAGGGAGCCGGCCGTAGACGTCGTCCAGGAACCCCAGCCGCTCGATGAGGGCCGTCTCCGCGGCCTCCATGAGCCGGGGAATCGCCGTGTTGTGGTAGGCGCCCGAGGCGTCCGTGTCGCTCCACTCGATGCGGCGCTGCACCACGATGGATGCGCCGGCCGGGGCGGGTTCCTGGGTCATGGCCCCCACAGGGTAGTGAGGTAGCCTCCGCCTCGTGGACGTCGGGGTGGGCCTGCCGAACGCGGTTCCGGGGACCGAAGGCAGGGCGGTGGTGGAGTGGGCCAGGCGTGCCGACCGGGGTCCGTTCGCCAGCGTGGGGCTGCTGGACCGGGTCCGCTACGACAGCTTCGACCCGTTCCCGGTGCTGGGGGCGGCGGCGGCGGTGACCGAGCGCGTTCGGCTGGTGACCATGGTGGTGATCGCCCCGATACGGACCGCGGCGCTGCTGGCCAAGCAAGCCGCGTCGGTGCACGAGCTCTCCGGAGGGCGGCTGACGCTCGGGCTCGCCATCGGAGCCCGGCACGAGGACTACCACGCCGTCGGGGTCGATCCGAAAGGCAGAGGGCGGCGGTTCTCGGAGCAGCTCGCCGAGATTCGGGACGCCTGGGAGGCGGGCCGCCTCGGCCCGGCGGCACGTGGCGGGCCGGAGCTGCTGGTCGGCGGGTGGATGGGCACGGCCATGGCCCGGGTGGCCCGGTTCGCCGACGGGTACGTGCACGGCGGCGGTCCGCCCCGGGCGTTCGAGCGGGCCGCGTCGCAGGCCCTCGCGGCGTGGGCCGACTTCGGCCGCCCCGGGCGGCCCCGGCTGTACGGGCAGGCATACTTCGCCCTGGGCGAGGCGGCGGCCGAGAGGGGCGCCGACTACCTGCGCGACTACTACGCGTTCACCGGGCCGTTCGCCGAGAAGGTCACCGCCGGGAACCTCACCTCTGCGCGAGCGATCCGCGACTTCCTCAGAGGCTACGAGGACGCGGGCTGCGACCACCTCGTCCTCCTTCCCACGGTGTCCGATCCGGGCCAGGTCGATCGCCTCGCGGACGTGCTCGCATGAGAACCGAGCGGAGCTCGGGATGAGGATCGGCATCCTGGGCGGCGGGCCGGCGGGGCTGTACTTCGCGCTGCTGGCCAAGAAGGCCGACCCCTCGAACCAGATCACCCTGATCGAGCGCAACGCGCCCGACGCGACGTTCGGGTGGGGAGTGGTGTTCTCCGAGGAAACGCTGGGGGCACTTCGGGACGCGGATTACGAGAGCTACCTCCAGATCACCGAGGCCTTCGCGACGTGGAGCGCCATCGACGTGGTGTTCGGCGGGCAGGTCGTTCGTTCCCGCGGCCACGTGTTCTCCGGCGTGGCCCGCAAGAAGCTCCTGGAGATCCTTCAGTCCAGGTGCCGATCGGTGGGCGTCGACCTCCAGTTCCACACCGAGTTGCCGGACCTCGGCGTGTTCGACGGCTTCGACCTGGTGGTGGCGGCCGACGGGGTGAACAGCACGGTCCGGCAGCTGTACGGCGGGGAGGTCCGGCCGACCCTCGACGTGCACCGGTCCAAGTACGTGTGGTTCGGGACCGACCTGGTGTTCGACGCGTTCACGTTCATCTTCCGCGAGACCCCGCATGGCCTGTTCCAGGTGCACGCGTATCCGTTCGACGCTCAGACCTCCACGTTCATCGTGGAGTGCAACCAGGCCACCTGGGAGCGGGCCGGCCTCGAGGCCATGACCGAGGCCGAGTCGATCGCGTTCTGCGAGGAGCTGTTCGGGCCGGAGCTGGCCGGTCACAAGCTGATGTCCAACCGCTCGCTGTGGGTCAGCTTCGTCACCGTGCGGTGCGAGTCGTGGCACGTCGGGAAGGTGGTGCTGCTGGGGGACGCCGCGCACACCGCGCACTTCACCATCGGATCGGGCACGAAACTGGCCATGGAGGACGCCATCTCGCTGTCGAACGCGCTGCTCCGCCATCGCGATGTGGAGGCCGCGCTGGTCGAGTACGAGCTGGAACGGCAGCCGGTGGTCGAGCGGTTCCAGGAAGCCGCGCGAGAGAGCGCGACCTACTTCGAGAACGTCATCCGGTATCGGGGATTCGAGCCGCTCCAGTTCTCGTTCCACCTGCTGACCCGCAGCGGACGGATCACCCACCTGGAGCTCGAGAAGCGCGACCCGGCGTACCTGGCACGCGTGGACCGGTGGTTCGCGGGCCACGCCGGCCGGGAGGCGGGCACGATGCACGCCGGCGCGAGGGGTGTGCGCGAGGCCACGGGGACCATCGTCGTGCCGCCCCCGGTGTTTGCGCCGCTCCGCCTGCGAGGCCTGACCCTGCCGAACCGGATCGTGCTGGCCCCGCCCGGCGAGGACCTCGCTTCGGAGGGCCTCCCCGGCGACGACCACCTGGCGCCGCTGCGTGAGGCCGCCGTGACGGGAGCCGGCCTTGTGCTCACCGAGACGGTCGCGGTGTCCGCCCACGGGCGGATCACCTCCGGCTCCGCCGGGCTGTATCGCGACGACCACATGGAAGCGTGGGCGGCCGCGGCCCGAGACGTGCACGAGCGGGGGCAGGCCATGATCGGCGTGGTGCTCGGGCATGCCGGTCGCCGGGGCGCCACCCGGCCCCGCAGGGGCGGCATCGACCGCCCGCTCGCCGACGGCGGGTGGCCGCTGCTGTCGGCGTCGCCCCTCCCCTACACACCGCGGATGCCCGTCCCTCACGAGATGGACGACCGGCGCTTCCGCGACGTCATGGAGGACTTCCTCGCCACGACGGAGCGGGCCGCGGCGTGCGCGTTCGACCTCCTGGTCCTGGATTTCTCGCACGGCTACCTGCTGGCCAGCTTCCTCTCTCCGCTGGCCAACCGGCGTGAGGACGAATGCGGCGGCTCGCTGGAGAACCGGATGCGGTTCCCGCTCCGGGTGCTGGACGCGGTTCGGGCCGCCTGGCCGGCGGAGCGGCCGCTGGCCGTGAGGTACACCGCGGATGACTGCGCGCCCGGCGGCCTCAGCCCGGATGACGTCGTGTCCGCCGCGGAAGCGTTCCGCGATCACGGATGCGACCTGCTGGACGTGGTGGCGGGCCAGACGGTGGCGGCCGACCGGCCCGTCTACGGACGGATGTTCCTGGTCCCCTGGAGCGACCGGGTTCGAAACGAGACCGGGGCTCCGACGCTGACCACAGGCAACATCACGACGGTCGACGAGCTCAAC includes these proteins:
- a CDS encoding family 1 glycosylhydrolase gives rise to the protein MRVSDLAVLEAGAFPGGFSFGVATAGFQVEGGYNGPGQPRNNWYDWEAAGRVEPSGIANDSWRRFEEDLDVASAMGLDTFRLSVEWARVQPTASASATENEEEPPFDRDAVERYVEILAAARGRGLDPLVTLHHFTLPRWLGLSFWQREDSPRVFAAYVRQVVTLLDEGLAARGEPPIRRYVTLNEINALAIGTWFGGWFPGGRPLHLPDLRRGLDHLLAAHVRAYDAVHDVHVERGWARPQVITNNVSLSIYESDRSLIDLLLARRRGVDRDALPAYLADRRTRWRSVCKRMAGPSQAASELLLAGLARWNVRHGLPATSDALYASPRPDKLDAIAIDFYAPWAKGRFRAPGHRTSGERWRYPVRPLWEDPPAPGAFVDFCRANADEPGLPLWVVENGLCNRVHDGVSYPRPDGWNRVRYLRAYLGRLAAAVAEGLPVEAYLHWTLYDNYEWGSYEPRFGLLGVDRSRGATRLERDSMGDDAAGAYGTIVRALRTGQGLDAAFTA
- a CDS encoding DUF1028 domain-containing protein, whose product is MTFSIAAVDVEANEVGVAVQSKFLAAGAIVPWARGGVGAVATQALADVTFGPRGLDLLAEGLEPEAVVDRLLEGDPQREQRQVGVVDAAGRVATFTGAECFEWAGGLSGPGFACQGNILASAEVVAAMAEAFQAAAGPLAERLVQALRAGQRAGGDRRGQEAAGLVVACPGGGYGGNHDRYIDLRVDHHDQPIEELARLLDLHHLYFERPREVLEADGEVEDEIRSNLERLARLHPGQDLWDALSDYMGWANLEERWVGRGRIDPRVLEYLRHDHDR
- a CDS encoding tryptophan 2,3-dioxygenase family protein, with product MGKLSAEEEGLSYGSYLRVPELLSLQSLLSDPPAHDELLFIVVHQAYELWFKELLFEAEAARDHMFARHPDLARHYLGRIHVIERVLIEQVAVLETMSPQDFLEFRSNLSPASGFQSVQFREIEFVSGLKQRGFLTHLGDSDEERARLERRLDEPTLWDAYCDLLGASGVPMPEDDEEARRQSLLAVARDREKYADLWHLGEGLLTHDELFSLWRYRHILMVERQIGSKSGTGGSSGASYLRTTLEKRFFPELWELRSLL
- a CDS encoding acyl-CoA thioesterase, which translates into the protein MTQEPAPAGASIVVQRRIEWSDTDASGAYHNTAIPRLMEAAETALIERLGFLDDVYGRLPRAHIEVDFLRPLWHRDLVDVALTVAHVGRTSITYEVEVRRGGELCARGRAVAVLLDRAGGRPVRWPERYRRLLATAGPQPPERLV
- a CDS encoding LLM class flavin-dependent oxidoreductase, translating into MDVGVGLPNAVPGTEGRAVVEWARRADRGPFASVGLLDRVRYDSFDPFPVLGAAAAVTERVRLVTMVVIAPIRTAALLAKQAASVHELSGGRLTLGLAIGARHEDYHAVGVDPKGRGRRFSEQLAEIRDAWEAGRLGPAARGGPELLVGGWMGTAMARVARFADGYVHGGGPPRAFERAASQALAAWADFGRPGRPRLYGQAYFALGEAAAERGADYLRDYYAFTGPFAEKVTAGNLTSARAIRDFLRGYEDAGCDHLVLLPTVSDPGQVDRLADVLA
- a CDS encoding FAD-dependent monooxygenase, with amino-acid sequence MRIGILGGGPAGLYFALLAKKADPSNQITLIERNAPDATFGWGVVFSEETLGALRDADYESYLQITEAFATWSAIDVVFGGQVVRSRGHVFSGVARKKLLEILQSRCRSVGVDLQFHTELPDLGVFDGFDLVVAADGVNSTVRQLYGGEVRPTLDVHRSKYVWFGTDLVFDAFTFIFRETPHGLFQVHAYPFDAQTSTFIVECNQATWERAGLEAMTEAESIAFCEELFGPELAGHKLMSNRSLWVSFVTVRCESWHVGKVVLLGDAAHTAHFTIGSGTKLAMEDAISLSNALLRHRDVEAALVEYELERQPVVERFQEAARESATYFENVIRYRGFEPLQFSFHLLTRSGRITHLELEKRDPAYLARVDRWFAGHAGREAGTMHAGARGVREATGTIVVPPPVFAPLRLRGLTLPNRIVLAPPGEDLASEGLPGDDHLAPLREAAVTGAGLVLTETVAVSAHGRITSGSAGLYRDDHMEAWAAAARDVHERGQAMIGVVLGHAGRRGATRPRRGGIDRPLADGGWPLLSASPLPYTPRMPVPHEMDDRRFRDVMEDFLATTERAAACAFDLLVLDFSHGYLLASFLSPLANRREDECGGSLENRMRFPLRVLDAVRAAWPAERPLAVRYTADDCAPGGLSPDDVVSAAEAFRDHGCDLLDVVAGQTVAADRPVYGRMFLVPWSDRVRNETGAPTLTTGNITTVDELNTILAAGRADLCVLDPRVLGRSG